From a single Aspergillus puulaauensis MK2 DNA, chromosome 2, nearly complete sequence genomic region:
- a CDS encoding uncharacterized protein (COG:S;~EggNog:ENOG410PIN3;~InterPro:IPR013909,IPR012935;~PFAM:PF08600,PF07967;~antiSMASH:Cluster_2.8;~go_function: GO:0008270 - zinc ion binding [Evidence IEA]), with product MSYAVETKKRKFHRVLESLTTPSNTESPNQTARSATATALEHAPAAKRSRLSGRDGSILNSVRKDVLKIARPSSRASSVSSLSRPSFVPWDRERFLERLETFRRVDRWSPKPAAVNEVEWAKRGWICTDVARVTCVSGCGGSVVVKIPDELDELDGYDVDKIQERKDVRTKLVQQYMGLMAQAHGENCPWRNKGCDATIHRLPLTNPDIAISKFQTRYSHLLKMADQLPGPESIQVPEGFNAQDVISILPAGAFPPSEEHKEPVEDNQPGSENSQEPASERPVQSDPPINESAFILAFLGWDSFDGAVNMAGCSACFRRLGFWMYKPKATEDASSHDPLDAANEHMEYCPWINGKAQSGTGNPSEKPEGLRSGWELLAQALKVKHLRQTRSSTPMGSRAGSEAPSMDDPEIDEPNDVAKKAKDREWWAKIRRMRQVLNVKSPKRKPTAQ from the exons ATGTCTTATGCGGTTGAGACAAAGAAGCGTAAATTTCACCGAGTACTCGAGTCCCTCACGACACCTTCGAACACGGAGTCCCCAAACCAAACTGCCCGCTCCGCGACTGCGACAGCTCTTGAACATGCCCCGGCAGCGAAACGGAGTCGTCTAAGCGGCCGCGATGGTAGCATTCTTAATTCCGTGCGGAAAGACGTCCTCAAAATTGCGCGACCTTCTTCGCGCGCTTCTTCCGTATCCTCGCTGTCTCGACCTAGCTTTGTTCCTTGGGATCGCGAGCGTTTTCTAGAGCGATTGGAGACATTTCGACGGGTAGATCGGTGGTCTCCTAAACCTGCCGCAGTAAACGAGGTTGAATGGGCTAAAAGGGGTTGGATCTGTACGGATGTCGCCCGTGTTACGTGTGTGAGTGGCTGTGGGGGCTCCGTCGTTGTTAAGATTCCCGATGAACTTGACGAGCTCGATGGCTACGACGTGGATAAAATACAGGAAAGGAAGGACGTCC GTACCAAACTTGTACAGCAATACATGGGTCTTATGGCTCAAGCGCATGGGGAGAATTGCCCGTGGCGGAACAAGGGCTGTGATG CTACAATTCATCGACTACCCTTGACGAATCCTGATATCGCAATCTCAAAATTTCAAACACGCTATTCACATTTACTCAAAATGGCCGACCAGCTACCCGGCCCTGAATCTATACAAGTGCCGGAAGGCTTCAATGCTCAGGATGTAATATCGATCCTGCCGGCCGGAGCATTTCCGCCCTCTGAAGAACACAAAGAACCCGTGGAGGACAACCAACCCGGTTCGGAAAACAGCCAAGAACCTGCATCCGAACGTCCCGTTCAAAGCGATCCTCCAATCAACGAATCGGCCTTTATTCTAGCCTTTCTGGGCTGGGATTCTTTTGACGGAGCAGTGAATATGGCTGGCTGCAGCGCCTGCTTCCGACGCCTTGGATTTTGGATGTACAAGCCAAAGGCAACCGAGGACGCTTCTTCCCATGATCCATTAGATGCAGCCAACGAACACATGGAATACTGCCCGTGGATTAACGGTAAAGCCCAGAGCGGTACAGGAAACCCCTCTGAGAAACCGGAGGGCTTGCGCAGTGGATGGGAACTTTTGGCCCAAGCGCTCAAAGTGAAACACTTACGACAAACTCGATCGAGTACCCCGATGGGTAGCCGCGCTGGGTCAGAAGCACCTTCCATGGACGACCCCGAGATAGACGAACCAAATGATGTTGCTAAGAAAGCTAAAGACCGAGAGTGGTGGGCAAAAATTCGACGAATGAGGCAGGTGTTGAACGTCAAGTCACCTAAAAGAAAACCGACAGCCCAATAA
- the cox15 gene encoding cytochrome c oxidase assembly protein cox15 (COG:O;~EggNog:ENOG410PFR2;~InterPro:IPR003780,IPR023754;~PFAM:PF02628;~TransMembrane:8 (i98-118o183-201i213-231o251-272i306-332o379-397i418-437o443-464i);~antiSMASH:Cluster_2.8;~go_component: GO:0016020 - membrane [Evidence IEA];~go_component: GO:0016021 - integral component of membrane [Evidence IEA];~go_function: GO:0016627 - oxidoreductase activity, acting on the CH-CH group of donors [Evidence IEA];~go_process: GO:0006784 - heme A biosynthetic process [Evidence IEA];~go_process: GO:0055114 - oxidation-reduction process [Evidence IEA]): MASLGNSVLLFRRLAPRLSKELFTCRQCLVRTQNYGTRTTPRTPSVPFARNTGSINAASLKSKARKAFARCASDSAAVNGAKPETSKSSFPGVSDKTVAYWLLGSAVSVFGIVVFGGLTRLTESGLSITEWRPVTGSLPPMNAEDWESEFAKYRASPEFQLLNPTMTLSEFKSIYYMEWIHRIWGRFVGLSFVLPAIYFVARKKVSKPMALRLAGISGLIGFQGFIGWWMVKSGLKDDLFAPGSTPRVSQYRLTAHLGAAFVCYVAMLWNGLAILRSHRLLSDPDAGIKLLESLRDPKLKLFRRSVAGLALLVFVTAMSGGLVAGLDAGLIYNEFPYMGNGFAPPSSELFDKKYSRHEDRSDLWWRNILENPSLVQLDHRILAMTTFTSIMALWAYTRRSPNVKRFLPPAAKKAVHGVVGFACLQVGLGLTTLLYLVPLPLASAHQAGSLFLLTWVLVLGSRVWHPSRTAKLLQMAAKARGHTASNAARHIPPKL, encoded by the exons ATGGCGTCTCTGGGGAATTCCGTTCTCCTATTTCGACGGCTTGCGCCGCGGCTGTCTAAAGAATTGTTTACCTGCCGCCAGTGCCTTGTTCGGACCCAAAACTATGGAACCAGAACGACTCCCCGTACACCCTCCGTTCCCTTCGCTCGGAACACCGGCAGCATCAATGCGGCGTCTCTGAAAAgcaaggcgaggaaggcatTTGCGCGATGCGCTTCTGATTCCGCTGCCGTAAATGGTGCGAAACCAGAGACGTCAAAGTCAAGTTTCCCTGGTGTTAGCGATAAGACCGTGGCATATTGGTTACTCGGAAGCGCGGTTAGTGTCTTTGGTATCGTGGTTTTCGGAGGCCTTACTAGGCTAACGGAGTCTGG ACTGAGCATTACGGAATGGCGCCCTGTTACTGGTTCTCTTCCTCCTATGAACGCCGAAGACTGGGAATCCGAGTTCGCGAAATACCGTGCTTCACCCGAGTTTCAGCTCTTGAACCCAACGATGACACTCTCCGAATTCAAGTCTATCTACTATATGGAATGGATCCACCGTATCTGGGGTCGATTTGTCGGGCTCTCCTTCGTTTTGCCGGCTATCTACTTTGTTGCTCGGAAGAAGGTCAGCAAGCCCATGGCTTTACGGCTGGCTGGTATTTCAGGCTTGATCGGATTCCAGGGTTTTATCGGTTGGTGGATGGTCAAATCAGGGCTCAAGGACGACCTCTTTGCTCCGGGCAGTACACCTCGTGTTAGTCAATACCGCTTGACAGCGCACCTTGGGGCCGCGTTTGTCTGCTATGTCGCAATGCTTTGGAACGGTCTCGCTATTCTGCGGTCCCATCGTCTCCTGTCTGACCCGGATGCTGGAATCAAATTGCTGGAGTCACTCAGGGATCCGAAGCTTAAACTTTTCCGTCGATCTGTTGCCGGTTTGGCCCTCCTTGTTTTTGTCACTGCCATGTCGGGTGGTCTTGTTGCTGGCCTAGATGCCGGGCTTATCTATAATGAATTCCCATACATGGGTAACGGATTTGCACCTCCATCTTCGGAACTGTTTGATAAAAAATACTCGCGACACGAGGACCGCTCAGACTTGTGGTGGAGAAACATCCTGGAGAACCCCTCTCTCGTTCAACTGGACCACCGTATCCTGGCTATGACAACATTCACATCCATCATGGCTCTTTGGGCGTACACACGCAGATCACCAAACGTGAAGCGCTTCCTACCGCCAGCTGCCAAGAAGGCTGTACACGGTGTCGTCGGCTTTGCCTGCTTGCAGGTCGGACTTGGTCTAACGACTTTACTGTACctcgttcctcttcctctggcctCAGCCCACCAGGCTGGAAGCTTGTTCCTTCTGACATGGGTTCTCGTCCTTGGTAGCCGCGTCTGGCACCCATCGCGGACCGCCAAACTGCTGCAGATGGCAGCAAAGGCGCGTGGCCATACTGCGTCAAATGCCGCCCGCCACATTCCCCCCAAGctgtaa